From Cyclopterus lumpus isolate fCycLum1 chromosome 2, fCycLum1.pri, whole genome shotgun sequence, a single genomic window includes:
- the LOC117743271 gene encoding mitogen-activated protein kinase kinase kinase kinase 4-like isoform X12 has product MANDSPAKSLVDIDLASLRDPAGIFELVEVVGNGTYGQVYKGRHVKTGQLAAIKVMDVTEDEEEEIKLEINMLKKYSHHRNIATYYGAFIKKSPPGHDDQLWLVMEFCGAGSITDLVKNTKGNQLKEDWIGYISREILRGLAHLHAHHVIHRDIKGQNVLLTENAEVKLVDFGVSAQLDRTVGRRNTFIGTPYWMAPEVIACDENPDATYDYRSDLWSCGITAIEMAEGAPPLCDMHPMRALFLIPRNPPPRLKSKKWSKKFFSFIEGCLVKNYTQRPPTDQLLKHPFIRDQPNERQVRIQLKDHIDRTKKKRGEKDETEYEYSGSEEEEEDPPEQEGEPSSIVNVPGESTLRRDFIRLQQENKERSEALRRQQLLQEQQLREQEEYKRQLLAERQKRIEQQKEQRRRLEEQQRREREMRRQQEREQRRREQEEKRRVEEMDRRRKEEEERRRADDEKRRNDREQDYIRRQLEEEQRHLEMLQEQLLREQAMLLEFKWRELEEQRKAERLHKRLQQEQAYLLSLQHESKQSPGNKTKLPSDHSSPPQTSTLPPSRVLTASPQARVLERTVSSRALQTAPSDSPKSQAAVPEKTDSDETCPSQLSNSPDPPQTPTDSEPPQAQGLEPDRPAEPVSDPPQPIREADERYRKNIQGSPQIAPPSKQPPLPPRSSEPFSNGGSSSEASAMHRPMEPQVQWSHLAALKSSNSAAPSPPPPPLPPPPPPVVSRSQSFSEPGGVNSNFAQLHLRSQDPHHHHPSPARTDPQPPLHHPQAHNRASGEEAPPKVPVRTTSRSPVLSRRESPLPSQPGNQGGQRSAAGNVEQRPLWDRVEKLQPRPGSGSSSGSSNSSSQASPGDRFRPRSSSKSEGSPLQRPENVPKKPDEKNLARPTRPAGDADLTALAKELRAVDDVRPPHKVTDYSSSSEDSGTTDEEDDEEVDQEAGEESTSGAEDSRAGRLSNGETESAKTMLMEDSESDQGMTPSKDGTLVIRQSQSESNSMSKHKSSSSFTPFIDPRLLQISPSSGSSLNNMAAFGPDGRLADPLKSDPSRKGSVVNVNPVNTRPPSDTPEIRKYKKRFNSEILCAALWGVNLLVGTESGLMLLDRSGQGKVYPLINRRRVQQMDVLEGLNVLVTISGKKNKLRVYYLSWLRNKILHNDPEVEKKQGWVNVGELEGCVHYKVVKYERIKFLVLALKNAVEVYAWAPKPYHKFMAFKSFGDLVHKPLLVDLTVEEGQRLKVIYGSCSGFHAVDVDSGAVYDIYLPTHIQTSIQCHAIIILPNTDGIELLVCYEDEGVYVNTYGRITKDVVLQWGEMPTSVAYIRSNQIMGWGEKAIEIRSVETGHLDGVFMHKRAQRLKFLCERNDKVFFASVRAGGASQVYFMTLGRTSLMSW; this is encoded by the exons GGACGACACGTCAAGACTGGACAGCTGGCTGCCATCAAAGTCATGGACGTCACAGAG gatgaagaggaggaaattaAACTGGAGATCAATATGCTGAAGAAGTATTCCCACCACAGAAACATAGCCACCTACTATGGTGCTTTCATTAAGAAGAGCCCCCCGGGACACGATGACCAGCTATGG TTGGTGATGGAGTTCTGTGGAGCTGGTTCGATCACAGACCTGGTGAAGAACACCAAGGGGAACCAGCTGAAAGAAGACTGGATCGGCTACATCTCCAGAGAGATCCTCAGG gGTCTGGCCCACCTTCATGCCCACCACGTTATCCACCGTGACATCAAGGGCCAGAACGTCCTGTTGACGGAGAATGCCGAAGTCAAACTAG TCGACTTTGGCGTGAGTGCTCAGCTCGACCGGACCGTGGGGAGGAGAAACACCTTCATCGGGACCCCTTACTGGATGGCCCCTGAGGTCATTGCTTGTGACGAGAACCCAGACGCTACATATGATTACAGA AGTGATCTCTGGTCTTGTGGAATCACAGCTATTGAAATGGCCGAAGGAGCACCAC CACTTTGTGACATGCACCCAATGCGTGCACTCTTCCTCATTCCAAGAAACCCTCCGCCCAGACTCAAGTCAAAAAAATG GTCCAAAAAGTTTTTCAGTTTCATCGAGGGCTGTCTGGTGAAGAACTACACACAGCGCCCCCCGACAGACCAGCTGCTTAAGCACCCCTTTATCCGGGACCAGCCCAACGAGAGGCAAGTCCGCATCCAGCTCAAAGACCACATCGACCGTAccaagaagaagaggggagagaaag ATGAGACGGAGTACGAGTACAGtggcagtgaggaggaggaagaggatccTCCAGAGCAGGAGGGAGAACCCAG CTCCATCGTCAATGTGCCAGGTGAGTCCACGCTGCGGCGCGACTTCATCCgcctgcagcaggagaacaaggagCGATCGGAGGCTCTCCGAcgccagcagctcctccaggagcagcagctccgggagcaggaggagtacaAGCGCCAACTACTGGCCGAGAGGCAGAAACGCATTgagcagcagaaggagcagaggaggcgGCTGGAGGAG CAACAGCGCCGCGAACGGGAGatgaggaggcagcaggagcGCGAGCAGCGTCGGCGCgagcaggaggaaaagaggcGCGTTGAAGAAATGGATCGTAGAcgcaaagaagaggaggaacgcCGGCGGGCTGACgacgagaagaggaggaacgaTCGCGAACAG GATTACATCAGAcgtcagctggaggaggagcagagacacctggagatgctgcaggagcagCTGCTCCGTGAACAggccatgctgctg GAGTTCAAGTGGCGGGAGCTCGAGGAGCAGCGCAAGGCCGAGCGACTCCATAAGCGCCTGCAGCAGGAGCAGGCCTACCTGCTATCGCTCCAGCATGAATCTAAACAGTCGCCTGGCAACAAGACCAAACTCCCCTCAGACCATAGCTCACCTCCACAGACCTCCACCCTGCCCCCCAGCAGAGTCCTCACCGCAAGCCCTCAAGCTCGGGTCCTTGAAAGGACCGTTTCCTCCAGAGCCCTTCAGACAGCCCCCTCAGACAGCCCTAAGTCCCAGGCGGCAGTGCCAGAGAAGACTGACTCTGATGAAACCTGTCCAAGCCAGCTCTCAAACTCACCCGACCCCCCTCAGACCCCCACTGACTCTGAACCTCCCCAGGCACAAGGTTTGGAGCCCGATAGGCCTGCAGAGCCTGTCAGCGATCCTCCTCAGCCTATCCGAGAG GCCGATGAGCGGTACCGTAAGAACATTCAGGGCTCCCCTCAGATTGCCCCTCCTTCCAAGCAGCCCCCTCTGCCTCCCCGCTCCTCTGAACCGTTCTCCAATGGCGGCTCCTCCTCCGAGGCCTCCGCCATGCACCGGCCCATGGAGCCTCAG GTCCAGTGGTCCCACCTGGCTGCTCTAAAAAGCAGCAACAGCGccgccccctctcctcctcctcctcctcttcctcctcctcctccgcccgtGGTCTCTCGCTCCCAGTCCTTCAGCGAGCCCGGCGGCGTGAACTCTAACTTTGCACAACTCCACCTGCGTTCCCAGGacccccaccatcaccacccATCGCCCGCACGCACTGATCCCCAACCTCCCCTCCACCACCCTCAGGCCCACAATAGGGCCAGCGGCGAGGAGGCACCTCCCAAG GTCCCAGTGAGGACAACATCCAGGTCTCCGGTACTGTCGCGCCGAGAGTCCCCTCTGCCATCACAGCCCGGCAACCAGGGTGGACAGAGGAGCGCTGCAGG TAATGTGGAGCAGCGGCCGCTGTGGGACCGAGTGGAGAAGCTGCAGCCTCGGCCAGGCAGCGGCAGCTCCTCCGGCTCCTCCAACTCCAGCTCCCAGGCCAGTCCCGGTGACCGCTTCCGACCACGCT CTTCCTCCAAATCTGAAGGATCGCCTCTCCAGCGGCCTGAAAATGTTCCCAAAAAACCAGATGAAAAGAACCTCGCCAGGCCAACTCGACCAGCT GGTGATGCG GATCTGACTGCTCTGGCCAAGGAGCTTCGTGCGGTAGACGACGTGAGGCCTCCCCACAAAGTCACCGACTATTCCTCCTCAAGCGAGGATTCGGGCACCACCGACGAGGAAGACGATGAGGAGGTGGACCAGGAGGCGGGAGAGGAGTCCACCTCGGGAGCTGAGGACTCCAGGGCTGG GAGGCTGAGCAACGGGGAGACGGAGTCGGCTAAGACCATGCTGATGGAAGACTCTGAGAGCGACCAAGGCATGACGCCCTCCAAGGATGGCACGCTGGTCATCAGACAG TCCCAGTCAGAAAGCAACTCCATGTCCAAACAcaagtcttcctcctccttcactcccttCATCGACCCTCGTCTTCTCCAGATCTCTCCATCCAGCGGCAGCTCCCTCAACAACATGG CAGCATTTGGGCCGGACGGACGGCTTGCAGACCCGCTGAAATCCGACCCGTCCCGTAAAGGCTCGGTGGTCAACGTCAACCCGGTCAACACGCGCCCGCCGAGCGACACGCCAGAGATTCGCAAGTACAAGAAGAGGTTCAACTCTGAGATCCTGTGTGCTGCGCTCTGGG GAGTCAACCTGCTGGTGGGAACAGAGAGTGGTCTGATGCTGCTGGACCGGAGCGGTCAGGGGAAGGTCTACCCTCTGATCAACCGGAGACGCGTCCAGCAGATGGACGTCCTGGAGGGACTCAACGTCCTGGTCACCATATCGG gcaAAAAGAACAAGCTGCGGGTGTACTATCTGTCGTGGCTGAGAAACAAGATTTTGCACAACGACCCTGAGGTGGAGAAGAAGCAGGGCTGGGTTAACGTGGGCGAACTGGAGGGTTGCGTTCACTACAAAGTCG TGAAATACGAGAGGATTAAGTTCTTGGTGCTGGCCTTGAAGAACGCTGTGGAGGTGTACGCCTGGGCCCCCAAACCCTACCACAAATTCATGGCCTTTAAG TCTTTTGGTGATCTGGTGCACAAGCCTCTGCTAGTTGACTTGACAGTGGAGGAAGGCCAGAGGTTAAAGGTCATCTATGGCTCCTGTTCAGGCTTCCATGCTGTGGATGTGGACTCCGGTGCCGTCTATGACATCTACCTGCCCACACAT ATCCAGACCAGCATTCAGTGCCACGCCATCATCATCTTGCCCAACACTGACGGCATCGAGCTGCTGGTGTGTTACGAGGACGAGGGCGTCTACGTCAACACCTACGGGCGCATCACCAAGGACGTGGTGCTGCAGTGGGGAGAAATGCCGACTTCAGTGG CCTACATTAGGTCAAACCAGATCATGGGCTGGGGTGAGAAGGCCATAGAGATCCGCTCAGTGGAGACGGGCCACCTGGACGGCGTCTTCATGCACAAGAGAGCCCAGAGACTTAAGTTCCTTTGCGAGAGGAATGACAAG GTCTTCTTCGCCTCCGTGCGCGCTGGAGGTGCCAGCCAGGTGTACTTCATGACCCTGGGACGCACTTCCCTCATGAGCTGGTAG
- the LOC117743271 gene encoding traf2 and NCK-interacting protein kinase-like isoform X8 — protein MANDSPAKSLVDIDLASLRDPAGIFELVEVVGNGTYGQVYKGRHVKTGQLAAIKVMDVTEDEEEEIKLEINMLKKYSHHRNIATYYGAFIKKSPPGHDDQLWLVMEFCGAGSITDLVKNTKGNQLKEDWIGYISREILRGLAHLHAHHVIHRDIKGQNVLLTENAEVKLVDFGVSAQLDRTVGRRNTFIGTPYWMAPEVIACDENPDATYDYRSDLWSCGITAIEMAEGAPPLCDMHPMRALFLIPRNPPPRLKSKKWSKKFFSFIEGCLVKNYTQRPPTDQLLKHPFIRDQPNERQVRIQLKDHIDRTKKKRGEKDETEYEYSGSEEEEEDPPEQEGEPSSIVNVPGESTLRRDFIRLQQENKERSEALRRQQLLQEQQLREQEEYKRQLLAERQKRIEQQKEQRRRLEEQQRREREMRRQQEREQRRREQEEKRRVEEMDRRRKEEEERRRADDEKRRNDREQDYIRRQLEEEQRHLEMLQEQLLREQAMLLEFKWRELEEQRKAERLHKRLQQEQAYLLSLQHESKQSPGNKTKLPSDHSSPPQTSTLPPSRVLTASPQARVLERTVSSRALQTAPSDSPKSQAAVPEKTDSDETCPSQLSNSPDPPQTPTDSEPPQAQGLEPDRPAEPVSDPPQPIREADERYRKNIQGSPQIAPPSKQPPLPPRSSEPFSNGGSSSEASAMHRPMEPQDPHHHHPSPARTDPQPPLHHPQAHNRASGEEAPPKVPVRTTSRSPVLSRRESPLPSQPGNQGGQRSAAGNVEQRPLWDRVEKLQPRPGSGSSSGSSNSSSQASPGDRFRPRCESPASSKSEGSPLQRPENVPKKPDEKNLARPTRPAGDADLTALAKELRAVDDVRPPHKVTDYSSSSEDSGTTDEEDDEEVDQEAGEESTSGAEDSRAGYSHGFRRRLSNGETESAKTMLMEDSESDQGMTPSKDGTLVIRQSTVDIKQLVNLSSPSAGLVHVHGQPQTPSHGLAEKNGFAGRIHHLPDLIQQSHHSPSSSTTIPSSSSSSSSSSFPSSSSYASPAMSPQNSLDELTAMESQSESNSMSKHKSSSSFTPFIDPRLLQISPSSGSSLNNMAAFGPDGRLADPLKSDPSRKGSVVNVNPVNTRPPSDTPEIRKYKKRFNSEILCAALWGVNLLVGTESGLMLLDRSGQGKVYPLINRRRVQQMDVLEGLNVLVTISGKKNKLRVYYLSWLRNKILHNDPEVEKKQGWVNVGELEGCVHYKVVKYERIKFLVLALKNAVEVYAWAPKPYHKFMAFKSFGDLVHKPLLVDLTVEEGQRLKVIYGSCSGFHAVDVDSGAVYDIYLPTHIQTSIQCHAIIILPNTDGIELLVCYEDEGVYVNTYGRITKDVVLQWGEMPTSVAYIRSNQIMGWGEKAIEIRSVETGHLDGVFMHKRAQRLKFLCERNDKVFFASVRAGGASQVYFMTLGRTSLMSW, from the exons GGACGACACGTCAAGACTGGACAGCTGGCTGCCATCAAAGTCATGGACGTCACAGAG gatgaagaggaggaaattaAACTGGAGATCAATATGCTGAAGAAGTATTCCCACCACAGAAACATAGCCACCTACTATGGTGCTTTCATTAAGAAGAGCCCCCCGGGACACGATGACCAGCTATGG TTGGTGATGGAGTTCTGTGGAGCTGGTTCGATCACAGACCTGGTGAAGAACACCAAGGGGAACCAGCTGAAAGAAGACTGGATCGGCTACATCTCCAGAGAGATCCTCAGG gGTCTGGCCCACCTTCATGCCCACCACGTTATCCACCGTGACATCAAGGGCCAGAACGTCCTGTTGACGGAGAATGCCGAAGTCAAACTAG TCGACTTTGGCGTGAGTGCTCAGCTCGACCGGACCGTGGGGAGGAGAAACACCTTCATCGGGACCCCTTACTGGATGGCCCCTGAGGTCATTGCTTGTGACGAGAACCCAGACGCTACATATGATTACAGA AGTGATCTCTGGTCTTGTGGAATCACAGCTATTGAAATGGCCGAAGGAGCACCAC CACTTTGTGACATGCACCCAATGCGTGCACTCTTCCTCATTCCAAGAAACCCTCCGCCCAGACTCAAGTCAAAAAAATG GTCCAAAAAGTTTTTCAGTTTCATCGAGGGCTGTCTGGTGAAGAACTACACACAGCGCCCCCCGACAGACCAGCTGCTTAAGCACCCCTTTATCCGGGACCAGCCCAACGAGAGGCAAGTCCGCATCCAGCTCAAAGACCACATCGACCGTAccaagaagaagaggggagagaaag ATGAGACGGAGTACGAGTACAGtggcagtgaggaggaggaagaggatccTCCAGAGCAGGAGGGAGAACCCAG CTCCATCGTCAATGTGCCAGGTGAGTCCACGCTGCGGCGCGACTTCATCCgcctgcagcaggagaacaaggagCGATCGGAGGCTCTCCGAcgccagcagctcctccaggagcagcagctccgggagcaggaggagtacaAGCGCCAACTACTGGCCGAGAGGCAGAAACGCATTgagcagcagaaggagcagaggaggcgGCTGGAGGAG CAACAGCGCCGCGAACGGGAGatgaggaggcagcaggagcGCGAGCAGCGTCGGCGCgagcaggaggaaaagaggcGCGTTGAAGAAATGGATCGTAGAcgcaaagaagaggaggaacgcCGGCGGGCTGACgacgagaagaggaggaacgaTCGCGAACAG GATTACATCAGAcgtcagctggaggaggagcagagacacctggagatgctgcaggagcagCTGCTCCGTGAACAggccatgctgctg GAGTTCAAGTGGCGGGAGCTCGAGGAGCAGCGCAAGGCCGAGCGACTCCATAAGCGCCTGCAGCAGGAGCAGGCCTACCTGCTATCGCTCCAGCATGAATCTAAACAGTCGCCTGGCAACAAGACCAAACTCCCCTCAGACCATAGCTCACCTCCACAGACCTCCACCCTGCCCCCCAGCAGAGTCCTCACCGCAAGCCCTCAAGCTCGGGTCCTTGAAAGGACCGTTTCCTCCAGAGCCCTTCAGACAGCCCCCTCAGACAGCCCTAAGTCCCAGGCGGCAGTGCCAGAGAAGACTGACTCTGATGAAACCTGTCCAAGCCAGCTCTCAAACTCACCCGACCCCCCTCAGACCCCCACTGACTCTGAACCTCCCCAGGCACAAGGTTTGGAGCCCGATAGGCCTGCAGAGCCTGTCAGCGATCCTCCTCAGCCTATCCGAGAG GCCGATGAGCGGTACCGTAAGAACATTCAGGGCTCCCCTCAGATTGCCCCTCCTTCCAAGCAGCCCCCTCTGCCTCCCCGCTCCTCTGAACCGTTCTCCAATGGCGGCTCCTCCTCCGAGGCCTCCGCCATGCACCGGCCCATGGAGCCTCAG GacccccaccatcaccacccATCGCCCGCACGCACTGATCCCCAACCTCCCCTCCACCACCCTCAGGCCCACAATAGGGCCAGCGGCGAGGAGGCACCTCCCAAG GTCCCAGTGAGGACAACATCCAGGTCTCCGGTACTGTCGCGCCGAGAGTCCCCTCTGCCATCACAGCCCGGCAACCAGGGTGGACAGAGGAGCGCTGCAGG TAATGTGGAGCAGCGGCCGCTGTGGGACCGAGTGGAGAAGCTGCAGCCTCGGCCAGGCAGCGGCAGCTCCTCCGGCTCCTCCAACTCCAGCTCCCAGGCCAGTCCCGGTGACCGCTTCCGACCACGCTGTGAGTCCCCTG CTTCCTCCAAATCTGAAGGATCGCCTCTCCAGCGGCCTGAAAATGTTCCCAAAAAACCAGATGAAAAGAACCTCGCCAGGCCAACTCGACCAGCT GGTGATGCG GATCTGACTGCTCTGGCCAAGGAGCTTCGTGCGGTAGACGACGTGAGGCCTCCCCACAAAGTCACCGACTATTCCTCCTCAAGCGAGGATTCGGGCACCACCGACGAGGAAGACGATGAGGAGGTGGACCAGGAGGCGGGAGAGGAGTCCACCTCGGGAGCTGAGGACTCCAGGGCTGG ATATTCCCATGGCTTCCGCAGGAGGCTGAGCAACGGGGAGACGGAGTCGGCTAAGACCATGCTGATGGAAGACTCTGAGAGCGACCAAGGCATGACGCCCTCCAAGGATGGCACGCTGGTCATCAGACAG AGCACCGTTGACATAAAGCAGTTGGTCaatctctcctctccctcggCTGGCCTTGTTCACGTCCACGGCCAGCCCCAAACCCCCAGCCACGGCCTCGCCGAGAAAAACGGCTTTGCCGGCCGCATACACCACCTACCAGACCTTATCCAGCAGAGCCATCACTCGCCTTCCTCTTCCACAAccatcccttcctcctcctcctcctcctcctcttcctccttcccctcatCATCTAGCTATGCCAGCCCTGCCATGTCCCCACAGAACTCCCTGGACGAGCTCACTGCCATGGAG TCCCAGTCAGAAAGCAACTCCATGTCCAAACAcaagtcttcctcctccttcactcccttCATCGACCCTCGTCTTCTCCAGATCTCTCCATCCAGCGGCAGCTCCCTCAACAACATGG CAGCATTTGGGCCGGACGGACGGCTTGCAGACCCGCTGAAATCCGACCCGTCCCGTAAAGGCTCGGTGGTCAACGTCAACCCGGTCAACACGCGCCCGCCGAGCGACACGCCAGAGATTCGCAAGTACAAGAAGAGGTTCAACTCTGAGATCCTGTGTGCTGCGCTCTGGG GAGTCAACCTGCTGGTGGGAACAGAGAGTGGTCTGATGCTGCTGGACCGGAGCGGTCAGGGGAAGGTCTACCCTCTGATCAACCGGAGACGCGTCCAGCAGATGGACGTCCTGGAGGGACTCAACGTCCTGGTCACCATATCGG gcaAAAAGAACAAGCTGCGGGTGTACTATCTGTCGTGGCTGAGAAACAAGATTTTGCACAACGACCCTGAGGTGGAGAAGAAGCAGGGCTGGGTTAACGTGGGCGAACTGGAGGGTTGCGTTCACTACAAAGTCG TGAAATACGAGAGGATTAAGTTCTTGGTGCTGGCCTTGAAGAACGCTGTGGAGGTGTACGCCTGGGCCCCCAAACCCTACCACAAATTCATGGCCTTTAAG TCTTTTGGTGATCTGGTGCACAAGCCTCTGCTAGTTGACTTGACAGTGGAGGAAGGCCAGAGGTTAAAGGTCATCTATGGCTCCTGTTCAGGCTTCCATGCTGTGGATGTGGACTCCGGTGCCGTCTATGACATCTACCTGCCCACACAT ATCCAGACCAGCATTCAGTGCCACGCCATCATCATCTTGCCCAACACTGACGGCATCGAGCTGCTGGTGTGTTACGAGGACGAGGGCGTCTACGTCAACACCTACGGGCGCATCACCAAGGACGTGGTGCTGCAGTGGGGAGAAATGCCGACTTCAGTGG CCTACATTAGGTCAAACCAGATCATGGGCTGGGGTGAGAAGGCCATAGAGATCCGCTCAGTGGAGACGGGCCACCTGGACGGCGTCTTCATGCACAAGAGAGCCCAGAGACTTAAGTTCCTTTGCGAGAGGAATGACAAG GTCTTCTTCGCCTCCGTGCGCGCTGGAGGTGCCAGCCAGGTGTACTTCATGACCCTGGGACGCACTTCCCTCATGAGCTGGTAG